In the genome of Melospiza melodia melodia isolate bMelMel2 chromosome 11, bMelMel2.pri, whole genome shotgun sequence, the window GAATGGGATGCAGTCACCACTTTTGGCCTAGCAGAGATTCTGCCTCACAGCAAGGCCTGCACACTTGCTTTTACCTCCGCATTTTCTCACAGCTGACAAGGGATTTGGGAAGGCTGCCCAACCTGTACTGTGTTTGCTTATTTCTTTGAGATATTAGAGACTAAGGCTGCCTAACCCACCAGAGGCAGGAATTTGCCGTGCCTCAGCCAGTGGCACAAGGTGGAAGCAATGCCTGCATACATGGTGTGCTCTCAGGCACCTTCGGCACCCGCACAGGGAGCGTTCGCTGGCCTCAAGCCACTGGGGCAAACCATGCAAAAGCTCAGGCTCTGCTTTGTCCAGGCACAGGCTGACTGTGAAGCAGGAAACCTGCTGCTTTCACTGATGCCACAGGCTGGAATAACTGATTGGCACAGCCCAGCTTCCCTCAGTGACCCAGACCCCAGGCTTGGTTGGTCATAAGGAAGGGATAAACTCTGTACGTAGGCACTGCTCATAGCTGACAGCCCACAAGGTGGCTGCTCTGGGACACAAGTGGGTGTGCATGGAGCAGCCCTGGAAATCCTGCACTTCAGCTTAGCCATTTTACCTGGattggattctttttttttctctccaatgtTTTTTTTACATAGGAACCGGAGTGCTGCATTGCCTTAAATCCTATCGCTGCATTGCCACTAGTTATGAGGGGATAAAGTTACATCTAATTCATTAAAGGAAAAACATTACTCTTCAATCTGAATGCCATTTATTATTCAATAGAGAGTCACTCATGCTCAAAAAGCAGGGAATAACATATGGGGGAAACAGTAATACACAGATCAAACAGAAGAGTCTATTTCTCCCAAATTATAACTTGGCATCAACATGGATTGCAATAAATGGATCTTCAGCATCAGTATTAATCTGGAAATTAGCCATTCCATCACCAGAAACAAACACCTGCTTTCCAGTACATTGGTTGTTCTCCTTTTGTCCAGAAATAACATCACAGTAGGTACCAGCAGGCAGTCCAGTTTGCACATAGACATTCATATTCCTATGAGAAAATAAACATGATTTATGCATTGTTTTTAAAACAGGTATTTCAAAAGGTGTGTAAGATTTTTGAATGTGATCTTACTCCCCTATTTGGAAGGACGTTGTTAAGAATAAGGTTTCTGATCCCACCGTACCTACACACCCATTTTAGTTCTCTGGATCCAGCATGAACTCAACTCAAGTTGGATTGCTGATGAGGGGTGCTATTGTTCTCTTGGGACCCTATTTGTGCACTGACTCACCAGTCGTCATTGTTGAAGATGATGAAGCCTTTATTACCACGGCCAAAAGCCACTTGATTGCTGCCATTGTCCCACCAATTGGAGAAAGGCTCACCATCCACCACGTTACGGAAGATAACCATGTTCCTGAAAACACAAGCCATGTCTGCCCCTGCACCTGCAACACCTCTAAAGCCACATGGAGCAGGAAGCAAAAGCAACTGCTTTTACTTCTTGTTTCTCCCCAGTGCCCTACCTGATCTGACGCCAGCGATGTTCACAAACCCAGTCGTTGCCACAGGTCGTGTCTGGATTGATTGTAACGGACTTTGTGGAGCCATCTGAGTTACTTGGGGGCCCATACCAGTCATTGACGTCCTGTCATTAAAAAGACAGATTTATATCTTCTGACTGAAAATGTAGAGCACCCCTCTGGTCAACAAAGCTGGAGGGAGCATCAAAGTTTCACTGCCTAcatccagcctgggacagggaaATCTCTCGACAATCTGAAATGCACTGGACTACTTCCCTGGCCCTGCTCTCACCCTTAATCCCCATGGATGAATCTTCAGCATTAACAGCTCACCTTTCCATTTTCAAAATATCTTGGCCAGCGGAAACTTGACATGACACGTGTGACGCCATACGGATGGGCAAGCATGAAACCAACTGCCATTTTATAGAGCCTGTTTGGTGGACAAACAAGGAATGAGATGTGAAAGGAGGAACCTGCCAGAGAACACCCAGGCAAACAAGCAAAAGCAAGAAGCATCACCCACACAAGAGCAATCCCTCACCTGGCATCCCAGAAGGTCAGAATAGAAGCTCCACCAGCCCCGTGTCCTCTCTGGTTGTCGTGATTATCCACAAAGACCAGGGCTCTGTCAGAAGGCACAAAGCCCCAGCCTTCTCCCCAGTTCCTAAACAAAAACACAGACTTGAAGCTACCCTGTCAATTGGTGTATCCAATGAACCCTGGATAAATTGCAGCACCTTCATCCTTACTTTAAGTAGGCCATCTTTTCTCCGTCCCACTTGCGGATCACTGTCCCCAGTTTGGCACCGTACTTGAATTCTGTCACTCGGCCATTTCCAAAGTACTCACTGCCTTTGATGGGCTCTCCACCCAAGTCAATCACCTGGTACAAGAAAGAAAACCTGCATCCCTTCTTGTCTCACAAAGGCCAGCAATGCCACACACAGCACTTAACAGGAACTCTTGCTTTAACATTCAGAGGAAAGTAATTATGTATTTGTGTTGTGTAGAGCAACACAAGTTCAGAATAAGACATGAGGGACACATGTAAAAACATGACTGACGAAAGGAAAGGTAGAGTTGATTGACAATCTGTTGTGGAGGCATTTTTAAGAATCAAAACTGCCTatgtctgcagggctgctctaaGTAAATTGTGAGCTCTTTCTAGGGTAAGTTGGATGAAGTTGTATTGTTGCTCCTGTGAAGGAGGGGGCAAAAGAGATACAAAAGACAAAGGCAAACATAAAGGAGAAAATGTGGACTTTACCTCCTGATAAATGAAAGGTTTAGTTCCTTCAGAAAACCACTGAGTGTTTAGATCATGCAGCTTGTCAAGAAATGCTCTTATGTCCCCAGGCCACATGTGCTTGGCAGCATCAATTCGGAATCCTGCTACACCCATGTCAATGAGACGGTTCATGTACTCTGCAATCGTTGAGCGCACATAGTCCTTCTCCAGGGCCAGATCCAGAAGGCTGCTCAAGCGGCAGTCCCGGACCtgtgcaacagaaaaaaaaaagatttctgtATATTACACCAAAGGAGGGGCGGAGGTGGGGTGGTGGTTAATGAGGTTGTATTGGtttgggaagaagggagggagtGATATCTGGTGTAAAGGTTTTGTCTTCACAAGTGACTGTTGTACATGATAAAGACCTACTGTCCTGCAGACAGCTGGACACCTGCCTTCCAATGGGAATGGTGAAtaaattcttgtttttctttgtttatgtGTGTGGCTTTCTCTtcacctattaaactgtctttatctcaatccaTGAGTTTCCTCAGTTTTACTCTTCCAGTTCTCTGCCCCATCCCACTGAAAGTAGGAGGCTGAGAGGTGTTTAGCTGCCAGCTGAGTTAAACCACAAGTTCTCTTTGGTGCCCAACATGGGACTCAAAGGGTTCGAATTAACAACGGCTATGATTAATGTGCTAGATGGAATTTACAGCTGTTACTGCAGTTTGGCCAATAATTGacaggctgctgtgctggccGTGGGGCTCACTGGCCTCACTGTGCATTAGAGTCGAGGGCTCATCAGTGGCTGCTCTGTgcttgggctgcagctgcagcctgtgctgctgatcCCCTGACCCTGGGGCATTCTGATCCCAGCACTGGCCATGGCCTGGGCTGGCGCCTGGCTTGGCAGCGGTGCTGCTCCTGTGCAGCTGGACTGGACACGCTGGAACTCCAGAGTGGACTCGAGCCAGAGGGACTGTGACCTGTGTGTGAGTCCACGGTGGGACAGGTACATCTGGGAGTGCTTGTGGCCACGGAAAAGTCCACAGCAGAGCAGGTACCTCTGgaagtgcctgtggctgggaccgTAGCTGTGTCAGTGGACAGCAGGGGCACCCCTGAAGGCCTCAGGGGCCAAggccagctctgtgctgcagcagggacaccttgAAGCACCAGCAGCTGTTCATGGGGCCCTGCTGGAGCGCCTCAAAGGGTGGGGCCATGGACAaacccacagcagggcaggagcagcctgcagggactgcagtcaggagcaaggccaggctggacaggttTGCTTTCTGAGGGGACAGTGGCTGTGGGTGAGGTCATGCTGAAGCAGATCTGGTTCTGGGCGCACTGAGGCCCATGGTCAGGGCCATGCTGAAACAGCTGCCCCTCAGAGCCCCTGTGGCTGTGGATAAGTCCATGCAGAAGCAGCCACGTCCCCCTGAAGAGCCTGTGGCTCACAGAAATGGCTGCACTTGGGGCAGGTACAGCCCtgtgagggactgcagggtctggcTAAGTCTAGGCCAGAGCAGGGGTAAGGGGAGGAATTCATTGCAATGTTAAACATGATGCTCTAGTCCAAAGGAACTGGGAGTGGACATTGTACTGGAAATACCTTTAAATTATTGTAATCCAGGATTTGAGATATGTCTTATAGGGATTACTACAGAAGAAGCCATCTGAACCCATGAAGGACAAGCCCTACATGAAGCAGTGTAAGTGCAGAAACATTATAATGTATTGCTGCAATACAATTGCCAGCAGTGCAAGGTGGTGCTGCAAATACTACAGCACCGCCTTGCACTGCTGGCAATTTTCCAAGGGGGCCCCTTATCATGATCAGCTGAGTTTATAAACTATAAAACTGTGCTCACTCTGGGCGGAGCACACTGGCTCACTTCTGGAGCAAACATCTGCACATAGGTCCTGGATTCCTCAGTTCTTAGAACATTTTCGGCCACACATACCTATGGCCACTTCATTCACTTTTCAAGTGACTAAGCACAGGTTTTGTGAGGCACTACACCATTTGATTTTACTGAGTTAACAGAAcatgtcaaaaaaaaaaccctgaaaacttTTCCAGGGGAAGTTACCTGATAGATGTCATTATAACTTTCAATTTCTCCACTTCCAGTGTGACATTTGCCATCATTGAAATCCCAGCCAGAGTATGGCACAGCTGGAAAATCTCTGTTTCCAGCATTAAAATAGCTTCCACAGGTAGAATGTGTGCCTGAGCCACCTGCAGCCCCACACATATGGTTGACGACAGCATCCACATAGATACGAACCTGGAAAAGCAATGTGTGCATTTCAGTGTGTTTGTAGCAAACGTGAACTGACAGCCACTAATCACTATTCagtagattattttccctttcagtTTCTTCTCAGTTTACACCTCTTTTGAGGAAAGCAGCACCTTCCCTCAGCTGACACAGCACTTCTTGCCATATGAGACAGATTATCAAGGCACTTACTCCAACATCGTTGCATCTCTTCACCATGTCTTTGAATTGCTCTTCATTTCCTGATCGAGAGCAGATCTTGTAGCTAATGGGCTGGTATCTTTCCCACCAGGGTCTGTTCGGGCTAGTAATGACAAGATTTTCATTTGGAGGTGAAACCTGCAGATGAAATGATGTACTTTGATAAGAAATCAAATGGTTTTACTTCAACATTTTAAGGGCAAAATCTGCTCTCAGGACCTCTGCCCTCAGAGGAAAGTTAGCACCCAACCCAGTCTCTCTCCCACAGCAGAAGTTCAGGTCAGTGAGATGTCTGTCTTGCACACTGGCAAGAAAGGCATTTTGGTTTGTTCCTGTGAGTTGCCCACATCCAGCATGGGCCTGCTTTCCAGGACATGGGCAAGGAAGGGCTGAAGCCACAGGAATTATTTTTACCTGTAACTGTGACTGCCTTAGGAATGCCAAACCTCACTGCTTCCATTCTTCCTTTAGAACAAGGTAAAGAGCTTTACCCTCTACTTAGCTTTCAGGTGAAGCCTTTCAGCATGCCCCTTTGTTACTGATCTGCTAGACATACACCATCATTCACCCCTACAGGGTCCTGCAGATTACGGCTGCTTCTAAAGTACTTAGTACTTCCTACCTTCCCTCCACAGCAGCAAAGTTACTTAGAGATGACTGTCTCAAACTCAGGCATTATTAATCAAATTATTAATCAAATATTACAATGCCATTTTCCTGCTACTCACAGGAAACAACTCACCTGGACTCCTCCAAATCCATTAGGAGCTAAGTAGCGTTCACACTCCTCAGCAATGTCCTGCCAGCGCCATTCAAAGAGATGCACTATAGAGGTTCTCTTTGGGACAGTGTTGGGGTTGTACTGCCCCCAGCAAAGCCCTGCAGCtgcgaggaggaggagaaggatctTCATGGTGCCTTCAGTGTAAGCCTGTGGTCTCTTCACCAGCTATTTATGTGCCTGCAAGATGGCAAAATTCCTGTAGCAGCTGTCAAAATTCACACGGATCAATGCTATCAGTTATTATTTAGGTAGATAGATCAATATCAttcctttggtttgttttttctcctGAATAACCCAACAGCTGAAGATAAAATACCTATTCACATAATTATATGCCATCATAAACTGAGTGATCCATGAGCCTTGCACCCAAATCCAGAACTGCACTCTTTCCAATCACATAAACAAAGATACTTTATCAAAAGTATTCCAAAATGTGGAAAATCAGACAGCTGCAGAAGCTGAACTGGGTAGTGCCACCATCCTCTTGGTCCTGGATGAGATAAACTCAAGGCAAGAACAAAAGTGAAGATATCCTGTCTGGACACTCTGACTGCTCTGGCAAAAGAAAGTAGCAAGGGCATTGCTGGTGACAGACTGATAACCAAGAAGATTGTGTTACTAAGGAAACAGGGGCAAAGGAGTCTGAGTGGAAAATTTTGGACAGAACTTGGAGACCTATAAATACTGGTAAACTGATGCAAGAGAGAGCTTTGCTTGCATAGCATGGTCCATGTCCCTCAATCCCCACGAATGGTGTCCTGTGTGAGGGACGGCAATTCCCTGTCTGGCTGTTCTAGGGATAACCCACAGAACTGAAATGCTGCTGAAAGGAAGCAGGAGCCAGCCAGCATCCATCCCTTCAGGTTTTGATGGTGAGCTTTGGGACATGGGCACTGATATGTCTTCAGGAGAAAAACATGTCTGAACTTATGTCTAAACTTTTAGAGAAGCCCAGAAAAACAGTTGCTTCTCATTCTCTTAAGCTGATTTTCACTGGGCAGAATCACAGGTTAAAGGTTAAAGGCCAGCATGGCTTTCCCAGTAGAACTGTGGGATGAAGGGGGCAATGAGAGGTGATGagatcccagctggttttgcaccTCACTGTTTTGCCCAGACAGGCATTCCCCATCTGTGTCTGGGCCCAGGAGCCTTTGGCCACGGTTCCTGTGCCCTGCCTGCTGAGGAGGGCAGCCAgagaggagctgtgctgggcacctGGCACCCAGACAAGGCCAGCCCCCCACAGCTACACAGGCATACACACAACCTGAGACTGCAAAATGATTGCTGATTCAATAAAAAAGACTTTTTGCAAAAagataaaattaatatttaaagaaGGCTTTATGTCAGGTAACTGCATAAGCAGTCATTTTCTTTATGGTGTTAATTTTTTTGTCTGAATAAAATACAAAACCAATGGATCGTCCACCAAGAATTCTCCTTTTCATATCTGACCACTAGATGATGCTGTGACTCCTAATTGCCAATGATACTGTACTGTTAccattttggtttattttatggAACTCTGCAGCATTTTTTATATGAAAAGttggtgttttctttttcttatatGCATTGTGGCTGTAAGCACATATAGGGTAGTTAGTTTCTCTACAAATCCATATAGATCAGACATCTTTGCAATAACTCTTTCTGACAATATGGGGAAAGTCACATTATTTTTGAAGCTGTTCTTATGTTCTTCTCCCTATGTGCCTAGATGTGGACCGCTTTGAGTAAAGACTTTTGCAAAAAGGAGAAAGTTTACTGAGAAGAGATTTGAGATATCTAATTCAGGTTTATATTTAtagttctttctgtttttctacGCTACATAGTTAGAATGGTGGGTTTAGTTTCAgttttggaatttatttttctgtgcTTTAAGAGCATTTGGAATTAAGGAGGACATTTCTGTTTAGCAATTACTGCTAAAAAATAGATTATCTTATTTATTTGCATAGGCATTATTTCTGTTTTTTGTTTCCATAAGTCATTTCATACTTTTATATTTAGAAGTGCAGTGGTTTGATCCACATTGCTGGGGGCCCTAGCCAAGAGCTCCATTAGCCTTCCACACATGACGCCATTGTACTGATGGTCTTCTCAAAGTGATTTCAAGAGAACAGCATTCTTTCATGTGAGCTAATTATTTTTCACCATTTGCCATTTCTATGAACTCCTgcaaacacattttattttttgcAGCAGTTCTTCCATCTTCTTATCAGAAATGTTAATACAAGAAGGCTCTACTGATTGCAGAAGACAAAGCAAtactcagccagctgccttcTGTACAGAAGTGCTAAAGGCACAGCTCCATTCAGGTGATCCCCATATGTCAAAACCAGAGGAGGAATGAAAACAGGTTATACAATTCAGAACAGCTTGCAAGCTAGGTCAGTGCCAGTCAGTTCCAGCAGAAAAGAGCTTTGGAACTAGCTTAATATCTGCCTTTCCCACTTTTAGGCAAGCATGTAGCACACTTCTGCCAGTCAGAGATCTGGATCTTATTTTCAATATGTAAGCGAGGAAATTACACTCTCTGAGAGTTAAGGAGTACATAAAGCTTGTTTTTCCCTCACTGAAATGGCATCTGCCACTCACACTGGGGTCTGATTGGGAAATGCCTGCATGACACTGCAATTGCAGTTTCACTGGGACATTGTTCTATccccagcaggctctgaggtgaGGGATCATTCACATTCATTTTAAAAGTAAGGTTCATTTTTGCAAACTCATTAACAATTATACTGCAACTGAGCTCCTGTCACTTAACTGTGCTAACTCTCATTTTGAACATGTTGTTACTAATTTACTTGGAGATAGGCTTGTACAAAATCACCAGGTTGCAGTAATTCTGCTGAATACATAGGGTAATACTCATTTTACTCCCAGGTGCAAACTCAGTGTCACCTTCAAAAACACCTAATACTGCCTTCCAATAAAAGATATTATATACTCATATAGGCAACAAGTTCCTGAAGTTTAAAACTCCTTAGGAGAAGAGCTTGCCATTAAAAGTTGCTGAAAATGCTGTGCCACTGTGCCCAGCCCATGCTCACACAgctgcagtgtccctgcagtAACTCATTCTCATGGGGCAGCACCACAGAAAATCCTCTGGCTTTCTTCTGGCTTAACCAGAGACCAGCCTTTGCTTCCAAGACTCACAGCAGTGGTAAAAGCcacttgtttttcttcttctacCCCATGATCAGGCAGTTTGGACCCTTGTTTCACCAACAGTCCCTCTGATATCCAGGCACTGTGTGAAGTATTTCTTCAGTATTGGTAAGATTAGCAGTAAGAATATATACATGGATTTATTCTGGTCTTAAAACTATTGGTATACAACTGTAAGGACTAAAATTGATACAAGAGGCTTCATCACCttaatttccatttaaaaatatatatatttaccaAACGGAGGACACTTCTCTTGTAACAGATTCCTATTCtgagtgattttttaaaaatttctttggaTCTCAACTCTATTTTTAATGGAAGTACATCTACTTTTCCTCTGACAGAATTTTATTGGTGAGAATTTCATTCTTCTTGCAGAAGAAGCTTCCCTGCTGCAAAGAGAATTTcctttgataactttaaaagttttCTAGAGATTTATTGACTTGAATTACAGCAGCTCATCACTAAGGTTTTCTGTCAATCACGGAAAAGGATAACAAATTTCATATGGAAATGGACTCCCCACTTTTACTGCTACATAGAAGAGCTCAAACAATCATTAATATCTGATGTGTACATCTACACTTTATATATTGTGACAAAGTCAGCCTAAAGATTGGAATCAGGTCTTATTTAAAAGGAGAAGTATAAGAGAATGAGAGGAGACTATTTTAAGCCAAACAGCAAAACATAAGGATATTTACTACTGGCTAAATTCCTACCACTGCAGAGTGTCTATAAAATTTACTTTGCAGCTCTGCTTCATTTAAGACACAGCTATTTCCCCCTAGGACATGTTTGTTGTACCCTAATTAGTGTTTTTATCTAGCGTGTTATTATTCTGCTTCTACTGAATACGAACATTACTGCTTTGAAAGGCTTTCAAGTGCACTCTCTCCTAAGTCCACTTTTCCCCCTAGATTTTATAAAAGAAATTATGTCATGTTTATATTATGACATTTAAGTATTAATTTTCCTTCCAAGACAAACATTCTTTTTCTAGATAAAAAACTCTGGGCCTAACCAACTTGTTTATACATTTAGCACAGTTATTTTTGTGGTACAGTTTTAATAAAATCTATGCAGTGAAGCATGGCATTGCCTTCATCTGTGTGCCTCCAGAATGATCTGGAAGAGGTCTGTAAGCGAAAGATCATCATCTTAGTAATTCTTTTTTCCTATAAATACTTGTCAGACCAAGCTACCTTAGGCAAGGCCACTCCATGGAGTTTCATGGTATCCCAGTGTTACCCACAGAGTGCTCCCTGTGCCCAAAGCTCccacaggctggggctgagcactCTGCCTCAAGCAGAGCCCTTTGGAAGCAGGCTGGAATCCCACTAGTCCCATTAATTAACTGCCTGGATTGAAGTCTGAGCATTCAATATAGCTCAGATCACAAAGCCACCAGGAAAGCTGCAATTTAAATTTACTGTTCATCAAAGGAGAATGTGCAGATGGCATACTCTGTCTAGGGGACCACTGGAATTTCCTACTCTTAGTTCCTTAATTTAGGAAGAAGAAAATCTGCCTTTTTAGTTACTAAAGTAGCCTTTGCATCTGCTGTAGGGATATAGCAGTGAGATGAAATGGTGGAACAAATGGAAACAAGACACTGTTGAACACAGCCTTGGGACCAT includes:
- the LOC134423017 gene encoding pancreatic alpha-amylase-like is translated as MKILLLLLAAAGLCWGQYNPNTVPKRTSIVHLFEWRWQDIAEECERYLAPNGFGGVQVSPPNENLVITSPNRPWWERYQPISYKICSRSGNEEQFKDMVKRCNDVGVRIYVDAVVNHMCGAAGGSGTHSTCGSYFNAGNRDFPAVPYSGWDFNDGKCHTGSGEIESYNDIYQVRDCRLSSLLDLALEKDYVRSTIAEYMNRLIDMGVAGFRIDAAKHMWPGDIRAFLDKLHDLNTQWFSEGTKPFIYQEVIDLGGEPIKGSEYFGNGRVTEFKYGAKLGTVIRKWDGEKMAYLKNWGEGWGFVPSDRALVFVDNHDNQRGHGAGGASILTFWDARLYKMAVGFMLAHPYGVTRVMSSFRWPRYFENGKDVNDWYGPPSNSDGSTKSVTINPDTTCGNDWVCEHRWRQIRNMVIFRNVVDGEPFSNWWDNGSNQVAFGRGNKGFIIFNNDDWNMNVYVQTGLPAGTYCDVISGQKENNQCTGKQVFVSGDGMANFQINTDAEDPFIAIHVDAKL